Proteins encoded in a region of the Vibrio sp. CB1-14 genome:
- the ald gene encoding alanine dehydrogenase encodes MIIGVPKEIKNHEYRVGMVPASVRELISHGHEVYIETQAGTGIGFSDDDYIAVGASILPTAADVFAKAEMIVKVKEPQAVERAMLREGQILFTYLHLAPDFPQTEELIKSKAVCIAYETVTDNMGRLPLLAPMSEVAGRMSIQAGAQTLEKSNGGRGLLLGGVPGVEPAKVVVVGGGVVGSNAARMAVGMRADVTILDRNIDTLRVLDEEFQGRAKVVYSTEDALEKHVLEADLVIGAVLVPGAAAPKLVTKEHIAKMKPGAAVVDVAIDQGGCFETSHATTHAEPTYIVDEVVHYCVANMPGAVARTSTFALNNATLPYIIKLANKGYQQALTEDKGFLDGLNVIHGKVTCKEVAESFDLEYVEPATAIAMFN; translated from the coding sequence ATGATAATTGGCGTACCTAAAGAGATTAAAAACCACGAGTACCGAGTTGGTATGGTTCCGGCGAGCGTTAGAGAACTAATCTCACACGGCCACGAAGTTTACATTGAAACTCAAGCTGGCACCGGTATCGGTTTTTCAGACGATGATTACATCGCTGTAGGCGCATCCATTCTTCCTACCGCTGCAGACGTCTTCGCGAAAGCAGAGATGATTGTAAAGGTCAAAGAACCCCAAGCTGTCGAGCGTGCTATGCTACGTGAAGGACAAATTTTATTCACGTATCTCCATCTAGCACCAGATTTTCCACAAACTGAAGAGCTAATCAAAAGCAAAGCTGTCTGCATTGCCTATGAGACTGTAACAGATAATATGGGTCGTTTGCCACTACTAGCACCAATGTCAGAGGTCGCTGGGCGAATGTCTATACAGGCTGGTGCACAAACACTCGAAAAGTCCAATGGTGGACGTGGTCTACTACTTGGTGGTGTACCAGGTGTTGAACCGGCGAAAGTCGTCGTCGTTGGTGGCGGTGTAGTTGGCTCTAACGCTGCTCGCATGGCTGTTGGTATGCGTGCAGACGTCACAATCCTCGACCGCAATATTGATACATTACGCGTTTTGGATGAAGAATTCCAGGGTCGCGCAAAAGTTGTTTATTCTACAGAAGACGCACTTGAGAAGCATGTTCTAGAAGCAGATCTCGTAATCGGCGCTGTTTTAGTCCCAGGTGCTGCTGCACCTAAGCTCGTCACCAAAGAACACATCGCGAAGATGAAGCCAGGTGCGGCAGTGGTTGACGTTGCTATCGACCAAGGCGGTTGCTTCGAAACTTCTCACGCGACAACTCACGCAGAGCCAACTTACATTGTTGATGAAGTGGTTCACTACTGTGTCGCTAACATGCCTGGTGCGGTTGCTCGTACTTCTACGTTTGCACTGAACAACGCGACGCTACCTTACATCATCAAGCTCGCGAACAAAGGCTACCAGCAAGCACTTACTGAAGATAAAGGCTTCCTAGATGGTCTAAACGTGATTCACGGTAAAGTAACGTGTAAAGAAGTGGCTGAAAGCTTTGACCTTGAATACGTTGAGCCAGCAACGGCTATTGCGATGTTCAACTAA
- a CDS encoding DNA repair protein, which produces MNIGLIIALVALLLVLVLGYNIMLQYKLKAEATRRQESARYVALIDATEELISGASYLPYSKELMLCLHNRILDAVTNMHELDPKNKHLVQRVEAAKTQIQQLQENYEGSEATSFKVPTSDKQAIIMLKLVKRLRDTVRTEHNKGRMDTQSYMVENARLETIQIRINIENVVKRAHDSMAKGQPGTAAQLLKKGIDALSSKNDNYSIQAKEKLTEMLDKLQNSRQAKAEEKQQQANSERDDDINALFGEKKKW; this is translated from the coding sequence ATGAATATTGGTTTAATTATTGCGCTCGTCGCCCTTTTGCTGGTTTTGGTACTGGGCTACAACATCATGCTGCAATACAAACTAAAAGCCGAAGCCACTAGAAGGCAAGAGTCGGCCAGATATGTTGCCTTGATTGATGCCACTGAAGAACTGATCAGTGGTGCGAGCTACTTGCCATACAGCAAAGAACTAATGCTATGTCTTCATAACCGCATTTTAGATGCCGTTACGAATATGCATGAGTTGGATCCTAAGAACAAACACTTAGTGCAACGCGTCGAGGCCGCAAAGACACAAATTCAGCAACTGCAAGAAAACTACGAAGGCAGTGAAGCCACATCGTTCAAAGTGCCAACCAGCGACAAGCAAGCGATCATTATGTTGAAACTGGTCAAACGCCTGCGCGATACCGTTCGCACTGAACACAACAAAGGACGTATGGATACCCAATCTTATATGGTTGAAAATGCGCGCCTTGAAACGATCCAGATCCGCATCAACATTGAGAACGTCGTCAAACGTGCTCATGATTCTATGGCCAAAGGACAGCCTGGTACGGCGGCACAGCTGCTGAAAAAAGGGATCGATGCGCTAAGCTCGAAGAACGACAACTACTCCATTCAAGCCAAAGAGAAGCTCACCGAGATGCTCGACAAGCTGCAAAACTCTCGCCAAGCCAAGGCTGAGGAGAAACAGCAACAAGCCAACAGCGAGCGAGACGACGACATCAATGCTCTGTTTGGTGAGAAGAAAAAGTGGTAG
- a CDS encoding replication-associated recombination protein A: MRPETVEQYIGQQHILSVGKPLRRALEAGQLHSMILWGRPGTGKTTLAEVAANYANAEVERVSAVTSGVKEIRAAIERARENKLAGKRTILFVDEVHRFNKSQQDAFLPHIEDGTVTFIGATTENPSFELNNALLSRARVYKLTSLDTADILLVLEQAKNDERRGLGAIAAKFHDNVLDRLAELVNGDARMSLNYLELLYDMAEENEAGEKDITLPLLAEVAGEKVNRFDNKGDIWYDLISAVHKSIRGSNPDAALYWSARLIAAGCDPLYIARRLLAIASEDVGNADPRAMQVALSAWDCFTRVGPAEGERAIAQAIVYLACAPKSNAVYTAWKQALRDAHNLPEYEVPHHLRNAPTSLMKDMGYGAEYRYAHDEPGAYAAGERYLPPEMAGTCYYEPTNRGLETKIGEKLDYLADLDAKSPQKRYEK; this comes from the coding sequence ATGCGCCCAGAAACCGTTGAGCAATATATTGGTCAGCAGCATATTTTGAGTGTGGGGAAACCGCTAAGACGAGCGCTTGAGGCTGGGCAACTGCACTCAATGATTTTGTGGGGACGACCTGGCACCGGTAAGACAACGCTCGCGGAGGTTGCTGCTAATTATGCCAACGCAGAAGTGGAACGTGTGTCTGCGGTGACTTCCGGCGTTAAAGAGATCCGTGCGGCAATCGAGCGTGCTCGAGAAAACAAACTCGCTGGCAAACGCACCATTTTGTTCGTCGATGAGGTACATCGCTTCAATAAAAGCCAGCAAGATGCTTTCTTGCCACACATCGAAGACGGCACGGTCACCTTTATTGGTGCCACCACTGAAAACCCGTCATTTGAACTCAATAACGCACTGCTTTCACGCGCAAGGGTGTATAAGCTCACCTCGCTCGATACTGCTGATATTTTGCTGGTACTTGAACAAGCAAAAAATGATGAGCGGCGTGGCCTAGGCGCAATCGCCGCGAAGTTCCATGACAATGTGCTTGATCGCCTTGCCGAGTTGGTAAACGGTGATGCAAGGATGTCATTGAACTACCTTGAACTTCTGTACGATATGGCGGAGGAGAACGAGGCTGGTGAGAAAGACATTACACTGCCGTTACTTGCTGAAGTCGCCGGAGAGAAGGTTAATCGTTTCGATAACAAAGGTGACATTTGGTACGACCTGATTTCTGCTGTGCACAAATCGATTCGTGGCTCCAACCCAGATGCCGCTCTGTATTGGTCAGCAAGATTGATAGCAGCAGGTTGCGATCCTTTGTACATCGCGAGGCGTTTATTGGCGATAGCGTCAGAGGATGTCGGAAATGCTGACCCAAGAGCGATGCAAGTTGCTTTATCCGCATGGGACTGTTTCACTCGTGTAGGTCCTGCTGAAGGTGAGCGGGCGATTGCACAAGCGATTGTCTATCTTGCGTGCGCACCAAAGAGTAATGCAGTTTACACTGCGTGGAAGCAAGCACTGCGAGATGCCCACAATCTCCCAGAGTATGAAGTACCACATCACTTAAGAAACGCCCCTACGTCTTTGATGAAAGACATGGGCTATGGTGCAGAGTATCGTTATGCACACGATGAGCCGGGTGCGTATGCCGCTGGAGAGCGTTACTTGCCTCCTGAAATGGCGGGTACCTGTTACTATGAGCCTACAAATCGCGGGCTCGAAACCAAAATTGGCGAAAAGTTAGATTATCTGGCGGATTTAGACGCAAAAAGCCCACAAAAGCGCTATGAAAAGTAG
- a CDS encoding DNA translocase FtsK 4TM domain-containing protein: MFKQDKKRVETIIKTSEEPQATRLNGFQRLRECCFILAVLTSILLAVALFTFSPADPSWSQTAWGGDIQNAGGFVGAWLADTLFFVFGSLAYPIPFIIALSAWVFFRNRDEDDPIDLMIWGTRLLGLTVLILTSCGLADINFDDIWYFSSGGVIGDVLTSLSLPTLNVLGTTLVLLFLWGAGFTLLTGISWLRVVEWIGDSVLSMSAALVNKVRGTKEEVYEPVLDDQESDDTEELPRFSADSAVQEAPATSKKQYNIHVPESTPSVATEPEPAYDPLFAKPEDDTASQESIAPQVTSAPSEVSAVETVQPVEPVVSGSLQSQPPQVERTRQLGATIEELENAARSSDDYANQGEEPESPASSVTASVAATAPAAAMANAEQTAAPTFEEPGNHQTMFAHEPQPEPLASEQPINQQVESSAYAMDEATQQVHPQPSIYEEVEEVEDFTPPWVDTADIDVESSTSHIEPTVDFDAIDAEAENEPVDQDVEAFQNIVAEAQKAQVAKMNPFLVQRDQNLPRPVEPMPTLELLYHPEKRENFIDREALENIARLVESKLADYKIKAEVVDIFPGPVITRFELDLAPGVKVSRISGLSMDLARSLSAMAVRVVEVIPGKPYVGLELPNMTRQTVFFSDVVGSQAFIDSKSPTTVVLGQDIAGEAVVADLSKMPHVLVAGTTGSGKSVGVNVMILSMLYKATPEDVRFIMIDPKMLELSIYEGIPHLLSEVVTDMKDASNALRWCVGEMERRYKLMSALGVRNIKGFNDKLKMAADAGHPIHDPLWQEGDSMDPEPPLLEKLPYIIVVVDEFADLMMVVGKKVEELIARLAQKARAAGIHLILATQRPSVDVITGLIKANIPTRVAFTVSTKTDSRTILDQGGAESLLGMGDMLYLPPGSSHTTRVHGAFASDDDVHAVVNNWKARGKPNYIDEITNGEQSPETLLPGEKMEGDEDMDPLFDQVVEHVVQSRRGSVSGVQRRFKIGYNRAARIVEQLEAQGIVSAPGHNGNREVLAPAPPKE, translated from the coding sequence ATGTTCAAACAGGACAAAAAAAGAGTCGAAACGATTATCAAGACGAGTGAAGAGCCTCAGGCGACTCGTCTAAACGGATTTCAGCGGTTAAGAGAATGCTGTTTCATCTTAGCTGTACTTACCTCTATTCTACTCGCTGTAGCCTTATTCACCTTTAGTCCGGCGGATCCCTCATGGTCACAGACTGCATGGGGTGGTGACATTCAAAACGCTGGCGGCTTTGTTGGTGCGTGGCTAGCGGATACTCTATTTTTTGTTTTCGGCTCTTTGGCATACCCAATCCCTTTCATCATAGCGTTGAGTGCTTGGGTCTTTTTCCGCAATCGTGACGAAGATGATCCGATTGATTTGATGATCTGGGGTACGCGTTTACTTGGACTAACCGTTCTTATTCTGACGAGCTGTGGCCTTGCTGACATCAACTTTGATGATATCTGGTACTTCTCCTCAGGTGGCGTAATTGGAGATGTTTTAACCAGCCTGTCTTTACCAACGCTGAATGTGCTTGGTACGACTTTGGTGCTGCTATTTCTTTGGGGAGCGGGCTTTACACTACTTACTGGCATCTCTTGGCTAAGAGTCGTCGAGTGGATCGGTGATAGCGTGCTATCGATGAGTGCCGCATTGGTCAACAAGGTTCGTGGTACCAAAGAAGAAGTATATGAGCCTGTGCTTGACGACCAAGAGTCCGATGACACAGAGGAGCTCCCACGCTTTAGCGCAGACAGTGCAGTACAAGAGGCTCCGGCTACCAGCAAGAAGCAATACAATATTCATGTTCCAGAGTCGACGCCTTCGGTTGCGACAGAGCCTGAACCAGCCTATGACCCACTGTTTGCAAAACCAGAAGACGACACTGCTTCACAAGAATCAATCGCACCGCAAGTAACGTCAGCGCCATCAGAAGTGAGCGCGGTTGAAACAGTACAACCTGTTGAACCGGTAGTGTCGGGTTCTCTTCAATCTCAGCCACCTCAGGTAGAACGCACTCGTCAGCTTGGTGCGACTATTGAAGAGTTGGAAAATGCTGCTCGCTCTAGTGATGACTATGCGAATCAGGGAGAAGAGCCTGAGTCGCCAGCGTCGAGTGTTACTGCGTCAGTGGCGGCAACAGCTCCAGCTGCGGCAATGGCAAATGCAGAACAAACAGCGGCTCCAACATTTGAAGAGCCAGGTAATCACCAGACCATGTTTGCTCATGAGCCTCAACCTGAACCTTTGGCTAGTGAACAGCCAATTAACCAACAAGTAGAGTCATCAGCCTATGCAATGGATGAAGCCACGCAGCAGGTGCACCCTCAGCCTTCGATATATGAAGAAGTTGAAGAGGTAGAGGATTTTACGCCTCCATGGGTTGATACTGCTGATATAGATGTTGAGTCTTCAACATCACATATTGAACCGACAGTAGATTTCGATGCTATCGATGCAGAAGCCGAAAACGAACCTGTTGATCAAGATGTCGAGGCGTTCCAAAACATAGTGGCCGAGGCGCAAAAAGCGCAAGTGGCAAAAATGAATCCATTCTTGGTTCAGCGGGATCAGAATTTACCTAGACCAGTAGAGCCGATGCCAACGCTAGAACTTCTCTACCACCCAGAGAAGCGAGAGAACTTTATTGACCGAGAAGCGCTGGAAAACATTGCTCGCTTGGTTGAATCTAAGTTGGCGGATTACAAAATCAAAGCGGAAGTGGTGGATATTTTCCCAGGCCCAGTGATTACCCGCTTTGAGCTGGATCTTGCTCCTGGTGTAAAGGTAAGTCGAATTTCTGGCCTTTCAATGGACTTAGCACGCTCACTGTCGGCGATGGCGGTTCGTGTAGTGGAAGTCATTCCGGGCAAGCCGTATGTTGGTCTTGAGCTGCCAAACATGACACGTCAAACCGTTTTCTTCTCAGATGTGGTTGGTAGCCAAGCGTTTATCGATTCCAAATCACCAACTACCGTAGTACTCGGTCAAGATATTGCAGGTGAAGCAGTGGTGGCGGATCTATCGAAAATGCCACACGTGCTTGTCGCGGGTACAACCGGTTCAGGTAAGTCCGTGGGTGTTAACGTCATGATCTTGAGTATGCTTTATAAGGCAACGCCTGAAGACGTACGCTTTATCATGATTGACCCGAAAATGTTGGAGCTTTCCATCTACGAAGGTATTCCTCATCTTCTTTCTGAGGTGGTAACCGACATGAAAGATGCCTCGAATGCACTTCGTTGGTGTGTGGGTGAGATGGAGCGCCGTTACAAGTTGATGTCAGCGCTTGGCGTTCGTAACATCAAGGGCTTCAATGACAAATTGAAAATGGCAGCAGACGCAGGTCATCCTATTCATGATCCTTTGTGGCAAGAAGGCGACAGCATGGATCCAGAGCCGCCATTGCTTGAGAAACTGCCATACATCATTGTTGTTGTCGATGAGTTTGCCGACCTAATGATGGTCGTGGGTAAGAAAGTAGAAGAGCTCATTGCGCGTTTGGCACAAAAAGCACGTGCTGCTGGTATTCACTTGATACTCGCAACTCAGCGACCGTCGGTAGACGTGATCACCGGTTTGATTAAAGCCAACATTCCGACTCGTGTCGCCTTTACGGTTTCGACCAAGACCGATTCACGCACTATTCTCGACCAAGGCGGCGCAGAATCCCTGCTTGGTATGGGTGATATGTTGTATCTGCCACCGGGCTCTAGTCATACAACTCGTGTACACGGTGCATTTGCGTCTGATGATGATGTGCATGCCGTGGTGAATAACTGGAAAGCACGCGGTAAGCCGAACTATATTGATGAAATCACCAATGGCGAGCAGTCTCCAGAGACGTTGCTACCAGGTGAAAAGATGGAAGGTGACGAAGACATGGATCCACTGTTCGATCAAGTTGTCGAACATGTTGTTCAGTCACGTCGAGGTTCTGTCTCAGGTGTGCAGCGCCGATTTAAGATTGGTTATAACCGCGCTGCGCGTATTGTCGAGCAGCTAGAGGCTCAAGGTATCGTAAGCGCACCGGGTCATAACGGTAACCGCGAAGTCCTCGCGCCAGCGCCACCAAAAGAATAA
- the lolA gene encoding outer membrane lipoprotein chaperone LolA, with the protein MKKWFNAAMLSASAIGFSALAFATPQKELSERLQLNDGFSATFTQEVTSPDGDVVMEGEGNVDILRPSMFRWVTTLPDENVLVSDGQNLWYYSPFIEQVSIYNQEQATEQTPFVLLTRNRDSDWDNYSVNQKGDVFTLVPTAVDSTQGQFQINIDSKGIVHGFNVIEQDGQKGRFVFDNIKVGKPASDRFTFVVPDGVEIDDQRN; encoded by the coding sequence ATGAAGAAATGGTTTAATGCCGCGATGTTAAGTGCTTCAGCAATAGGTTTTTCAGCCCTGGCTTTTGCAACGCCGCAAAAGGAGCTTAGTGAAAGGCTTCAATTGAATGATGGTTTTAGCGCGACTTTTACTCAAGAAGTGACCAGTCCTGATGGGGATGTTGTTATGGAAGGGGAAGGCAATGTCGATATTTTACGCCCAAGCATGTTTCGCTGGGTGACGACACTGCCTGATGAAAACGTTCTGGTATCCGATGGACAAAACCTGTGGTACTACAGCCCATTTATCGAGCAGGTCAGTATTTACAATCAAGAGCAAGCAACAGAGCAGACGCCATTCGTGTTACTGACACGTAATCGTGATAGCGATTGGGACAACTACAGCGTCAACCAAAAAGGCGATGTATTTACTTTAGTCCCAACGGCCGTCGACTCAACGCAAGGCCAATTTCAAATCAATATCGATAGCAAAGGCATTGTTCATGGCTTTAATGTGATTGAGCAAGATGGCCAAAAAGGCCGCTTTGTTTTCGATAACATAAAAGTGGGCAAACCTGCCTCAGACCGATTTACCTTTGTAGTTCCGGATGGTGTCGAAATTGATGACCAACGGAACTAG
- a CDS encoding methyltransferase, whose protein sequence is MRQQFDQLTAILKAYQDYWRHDPFIQIVSGQLPWQSQHPALSEWLSECSPEHIQTLKQSPLQCAEALSPFIPELHALQQAAVIDSIGEASHLTLPRGLDSGVPGRKLEQIRQMGSACIHNHHGSEWLEWCSGKGFLGRILSSQTEQKVTSFEYQQALCDAGQHEANRRGLSMQFVQGDAFDESSKQVFNANQHAVALHACGDLHVTLIHHAIGARLPALTLSPCCYHLIQDEQYQPLSELGRQAELSLTKQELRIPLQETVTGGERVKRHREQEMVFRLGFDALCQQNQVTEGYEPVPSIKKSQLSDGFEHFCHWAAAQKSLTIPQVDFEHFERVGQARFWKMEALSLVQSVFRRPLEVWLALDKALYLKSHGYQVSLSTFCDTATTPRNILLHAFKS, encoded by the coding sequence GTGCGCCAGCAATTTGACCAACTTACCGCCATACTCAAAGCCTACCAAGATTATTGGCGGCATGATCCCTTTATTCAAATAGTCAGTGGTCAGCTTCCTTGGCAATCACAGCATCCAGCTTTATCTGAGTGGCTTTCTGAATGCTCCCCAGAACACATCCAAACCTTGAAGCAGTCTCCGTTACAGTGCGCAGAGGCGCTTAGCCCGTTCATACCCGAGTTACATGCGCTTCAACAGGCTGCCGTGATTGATTCGATCGGCGAAGCTTCCCATTTAACTCTTCCCCGTGGCCTCGATTCTGGCGTACCAGGGCGCAAGCTTGAACAAATTCGCCAAATGGGTTCTGCATGCATCCATAACCATCATGGTAGCGAGTGGTTAGAGTGGTGCTCTGGTAAAGGTTTTCTTGGGCGTATTCTTTCCTCTCAAACTGAGCAGAAGGTGACGAGCTTTGAATATCAGCAAGCCCTTTGTGACGCTGGGCAGCATGAAGCTAACAGACGTGGTTTAAGCATGCAGTTCGTACAAGGTGATGCATTTGATGAGAGTTCTAAGCAGGTATTCAATGCCAATCAACATGCGGTTGCATTGCATGCGTGTGGTGATCTGCATGTCACGCTGATTCATCATGCTATAGGTGCTAGGCTTCCAGCACTCACTTTGTCACCTTGTTGCTATCACTTAATTCAAGACGAACAATACCAACCTCTATCTGAGCTAGGTAGGCAAGCCGAACTGTCATTAACAAAGCAAGAGCTACGTATTCCCCTTCAGGAAACCGTCACAGGTGGTGAACGCGTGAAACGTCACAGAGAGCAAGAGATGGTGTTTAGGCTTGGCTTTGATGCGCTCTGTCAGCAAAATCAGGTTACTGAGGGATATGAGCCGGTACCGAGTATCAAAAAGTCGCAGCTTTCTGATGGATTTGAGCATTTTTGTCATTGGGCAGCAGCGCAGAAGTCACTCACTATACCCCAGGTTGATTTCGAGCATTTTGAGCGGGTTGGGCAGGCGCGTTTTTGGAAGATGGAAGCGCTGAGCTTGGTGCAAAGTGTGTTTCGTCGTCCGCTTGAGGTGTGGCTAGCGCTGGACAAAGCCTTGTATTTGAAGTCTCACGGCTATCAGGTGAGCTTGTCGACTTTTTGCGATACTGCCACTACTCCGCGTAACATACTGCTGCACGCGTTTAAGTCATAG
- the cysB gene encoding HTH-type transcriptional regulator CysB, with product MKLQQLKYIVEVVNHNLNVSATAESLYTSQPGISKQVRLLEDELGIQIFERSGKHLTQVTNAGEDIVRISQEILSRVESIKAVAGEHTHPEMGTLNISTTHTQARYALPEVIKGFTARYPKVSLHMHQGTPSQMSEAIAKGTANFAIATEALHLYQDAIMLPCYHWNRSIVVPKDHPLALKDRVTIEDLAAYSLVTYVFGFTGRSELDTAFNKVGLTPKVVFTATDADVIKTYVRMGIGVGVIASMAMDDSQDTDLVAIDASHIFGASTTSIGFRKGTFLRSYMYDFMERFAPHLTRPVVEQAISLKSNTEIEEMFRDIELPIR from the coding sequence ATGAAGTTACAGCAGTTAAAGTACATTGTCGAGGTGGTGAACCATAATCTAAATGTGTCCGCGACCGCAGAAAGTCTCTATACCTCTCAGCCTGGTATCAGTAAACAAGTCCGCTTGTTGGAGGACGAATTAGGGATCCAAATCTTTGAGCGCAGCGGTAAGCATTTAACTCAGGTGACCAATGCCGGCGAAGATATCGTTCGAATCTCTCAAGAAATTCTGTCTCGAGTTGAAAGTATCAAAGCCGTAGCAGGGGAACATACTCATCCTGAAATGGGTACATTGAACATTTCAACCACGCACACGCAGGCGCGCTACGCGCTCCCTGAAGTCATCAAAGGGTTTACAGCTCGTTACCCGAAAGTATCGCTGCACATGCATCAGGGCACGCCATCGCAAATGTCAGAAGCCATTGCGAAAGGCACTGCAAACTTTGCTATCGCAACGGAAGCGCTGCACCTTTACCAAGACGCGATCATGCTACCCTGTTATCACTGGAACCGCTCTATTGTGGTACCCAAAGACCATCCACTTGCACTAAAAGACCGCGTAACGATTGAAGATCTCGCGGCCTATTCTTTGGTGACCTACGTGTTTGGCTTTACTGGACGTTCAGAGCTAGATACGGCATTTAACAAAGTAGGACTGACACCAAAAGTTGTCTTTACAGCAACGGATGCCGATGTAATCAAGACGTATGTACGTATGGGTATCGGTGTTGGCGTTATTGCCAGTATGGCGATGGATGACTCTCAAGATACGGACCTTGTTGCTATTGACGCTAGCCATATCTTTGGAGCGAGCACCACTAGCATTGGGTTTAGAAAAGGCACCTTCTTGCGCTCGTACATGTACGACTTTATGGAGCGATTTGCGCCTCATTTAACCCGTCCAGTGGTGGAACAGGCGATATCACTTAAGTCGAACACCGAAATTGAAGAGATGTTCAGAGATATCGAATTGCCGATTCGATAA
- the lrp gene encoding leucine-responsive transcriptional regulator Lrp, producing the protein MADNYKKPSKELDRIDRNILNELQKDGRISNVELSKRVGLSPTPCLERVRRLERQGYITGYTALLNPQYLDASLLVFVEITLNRGAPDVFEQFNTAVQKLDDIQECHLVSGDFDYLLKTRVSDMGAYRKLLGDTLLRLPGVNDTRTYVVMEEVKQTNQLVIKTR; encoded by the coding sequence ATGGCAGACAACTATAAGAAGCCGTCCAAGGAACTAGACCGTATCGATCGCAACATCCTCAATGAGTTGCAAAAAGATGGTCGTATTTCAAACGTCGAACTCTCAAAACGTGTAGGGTTATCGCCTACACCATGTCTAGAGCGTGTACGTCGTTTGGAGAGACAGGGTTATATTACGGGCTACACCGCACTCTTAAATCCGCAGTACTTAGATGCTTCACTACTTGTATTCGTAGAGATTACATTGAACCGTGGAGCGCCAGATGTATTTGAACAGTTCAATACAGCGGTACAGAAGTTAGACGATATTCAAGAATGTCACCTAGTATCAGGTGATTTCGACTATCTTTTGAAAACAAGGGTGTCGGATATGGGCGCATATCGTAAACTCTTAGGGGATACTTTGCTTCGCCTTCCTGGTGTGAATGACACGCGAACCTATGTGGTTATGGAAGAAGTGAAACAAACTAACCAGCTTGTGATTAAAACGCGCTAG